Proteins found in one Abyssibius alkaniclasticus genomic segment:
- the rlmB gene encoding 23S rRNA (guanosine(2251)-2'-O)-methyltransferase RlmB: protein MSHPPAKRPKKPAHVIEKERAKRAGAAETLFLFGLHAVRDALANPARQKLRLMVTPNAAQKLAAEIAASGLAPELHDPRKFNPPIDRDSVHQGAVLEVKPLDWGSVSEICAPRNDAPLVLLLDRVTDPHNVGAILRSAEVFGARAVIAPHRHSAPETGALAKTASGALERQPYMRVPNLAGAMNGLRDMGYTILGLDGAAEADIGALAPTLPQGPIALALGAEGPGLRQLTRDLCHHLVRIPAAAAFASLNVSNAAAVSLYAVTARQPDHIRVGAAGDGG, encoded by the coding sequence ATGTCTCACCCTCCGGCCAAACGGCCCAAAAAACCCGCGCATGTGATCGAGAAAGAACGTGCCAAGCGGGCCGGTGCGGCGGAAACCCTCTTTTTGTTTGGCCTTCATGCGGTGCGCGATGCGCTGGCAAACCCGGCACGCCAAAAGCTGCGCCTGATGGTCACGCCGAATGCCGCGCAAAAACTTGCGGCCGAGATCGCGGCCAGCGGCCTTGCGCCTGAACTCCACGACCCGCGCAAGTTCAACCCGCCGATCGACCGTGACTCGGTGCATCAGGGCGCGGTGCTAGAGGTGAAACCGCTCGACTGGGGTTCGGTTTCGGAAATCTGCGCGCCGCGCAACGATGCGCCGCTCGTGCTGCTGCTCGACCGTGTGACCGACCCGCATAATGTGGGCGCGATCCTGCGCTCGGCCGAGGTGTTCGGCGCGCGCGCGGTGATTGCCCCACATCGCCATTCGGCGCCTGAAACCGGCGCGCTGGCCAAAACCGCATCGGGCGCGCTAGAGCGCCAGCCCTATATGCGCGTGCCCAACCTTGCGGGCGCCATGAACGGGTTGCGCGACATGGGTTATACGATTTTGGGGCTGGATGGCGCGGCCGAGGCCGATATCGGCGCGCTTGCCCCGACCCTGCCACAGGGGCCGATTGCGCTGGCTTTGGGCGCCGAAGGGCCGGGCCTGCGCCAGTTGACCCGCGATTTATGCCACCATCTGGTGCGCATTCCGGCCGCAGCGGCATTTGCCTCGCTCAACGTTTCCAACGCGGCGGCGGTGTCGCTTTATGCCGTAACCGCGCGCCAGCCCGATCACATTCGCGTTGGTGCGGCTGGCGACGGGGGCTGA
- a CDS encoding YHS domain-containing (seleno)protein produces the protein MQRRSFVLGLASASLALPALSAPYFLRQNLAANGHDVVAYFTQGAPVPGQAQFTTMYDGARFAFASAETRDMFTANPAQYAPQYGGWCAFAMAQNAQASTVPEAWSVVENRLYLNFSLDVRTTWRRDPAGYIARANANWPNFAT, from the coding sequence ATGCAGCGACGCAGCTTTGTTCTGGGCCTTGCCAGCGCCAGCCTTGCCTTGCCCGCGCTATCGGCACCCTATTTCCTGCGCCAGAACCTCGCTGCCAACGGGCATGATGTTGTGGCCTATTTCACCCAAGGCGCGCCCGTGCCGGGCCAGGCGCAATTCACCACCATGTATGATGGCGCACGCTTTGCATTTGCCAGCGCCGAGACGCGCGATATGTTTACCGCCAACCCGGCGCAATACGCCCCGCAATATGGCGGCTGGTGTGCATTTGCAATGGCCCAGAACGCGCAAGCCAGCACCGTGCCCGAAGCCTGGAGCGTGGTCGAGAATCGCCTCTATCTGAACTTCAGCCTGGATGTGCGCACGACATGGCGGCGCGATCCGGCGGGTTATATTGCGCGTGCAAACGCAAATTGGCCAAATTTTGCGACCTAA
- a CDS encoding CoA-binding protein, whose amino-acid sequence MSYTPPDDAALRAIFAETKTIACVGVSTNPVRPSYFVARYLGLRGFKVIPVNPAYAGQTLFGARIVPSLADIPKDETVDMVDIFRRSSEAGAVVDEAIATLPHLRTIWMQIGVIDEAAAERALAAGLRVVMDRCPKIEYQRLQGELRMGGFNTGLISAKL is encoded by the coding sequence ATGAGCTACACCCCGCCAGATGATGCCGCTTTGCGCGCGATTTTCGCCGAAACCAAAACCATTGCCTGTGTGGGTGTGTCAACCAACCCCGTGCGCCCCAGCTATTTTGTGGCGCGCTATCTGGGGCTGCGCGGGTTCAAGGTAATTCCCGTCAACCCGGCCTATGCCGGCCAAACGCTGTTCGGGGCAAGGATTGTGCCCAGCCTTGCCGACATTCCCAAAGACGAAACCGTTGACATGGTCGATATTTTCCGCCGCTCCAGCGAGGCGGGCGCCGTGGTTGACGAAGCCATTGCAACCCTGCCCCATTTGCGCACAATCTGGATGCAGATTGGCGTTATCGATGAGGCCGCAGCCGAACGCGCCCTTGCCGCCGGGCTGCGCGTGGTGATGGATCGTTGCCCGAAAATCGAATATCAGCGGCTGCAGGGCGAATTGCGCATGGGTGGTTTCAACACCGGGCTGATTTCGGCTAAGCTGTGA
- a CDS encoding O-acetylhomoserine aminocarboxypropyltransferase/cysteine synthase family protein, which yields MTDAPQYGFDTLQIHAGARPDPATGARQTPIYQTTAYVFRDADHAAALFNLQEVGYIYSRLTNPTVSALQERVAALEGGIGAVGCSSGHAAQIMALFPLMQPGSNIVVSTRLYGGTVTQFSHTIKRFGWSATFVDFDDPAAIVAAADENTKAVFCESIANPGGYITDIPAVAKAAGEIGVPLIVDNTSATPYLCRPFEQGAHIVVHSTTKYLSGNGTSMGGMVVDSGKFDWSASNKFPSLSQPEPAYHGLKFHETFGPMAYVFHGIAIGLRDLGMTMAPMNAFQTLLGIETLSLRMERHVQNAEKLAAWLEADPRVDYVTYAGLPSSPYAARAKALYPKGAGALFTFAVKGGYEACTKLVDAVKIFSHVANLGDTRSLIIHSASTTHRQLTPEQQEAAGAGANVVRLSIGIEDINDLIADLDQALNAATA from the coding sequence ATGACCGACGCCCCACAATACGGCTTTGACACGCTACAAATACACGCCGGTGCCCGCCCCGACCCTGCCACCGGTGCGCGCCAAACGCCCATTTACCAGACAACCGCCTATGTGTTTCGCGATGCAGACCACGCGGCGGCCTTGTTCAACCTGCAAGAGGTTGGCTATATCTATTCGCGCCTGACCAACCCGACTGTCAGCGCCCTGCAAGAGCGCGTTGCAGCATTGGAGGGCGGCATTGGCGCCGTTGGCTGTTCGTCGGGCCATGCGGCCCAGATTATGGCGCTGTTCCCGCTCATGCAGCCCGGCAGCAATATTGTGGTTTCAACCCGGCTATATGGCGGCACGGTTACGCAGTTCAGCCATACGATCAAACGATTCGGCTGGTCGGCCACCTTTGTCGATTTTGACGACCCGGCCGCGATTGTCGCCGCAGCCGATGAGAACACCAAGGCGGTATTCTGCGAATCAATCGCCAACCCCGGCGGCTATATCACCGATATTCCGGCCGTGGCCAAAGCGGCGGGCGAAATTGGCGTGCCGCTGATTGTCGACAATACCTCGGCCACCCCCTACCTATGCCGCCCGTTCGAGCAGGGCGCGCATATTGTTGTGCATTCCACCACGAAATACCTGTCGGGCAATGGCACCTCGATGGGCGGTATGGTGGTTGATAGCGGCAAATTCGACTGGTCGGCATCCAACAAGTTCCCGTCGCTTTCCCAGCCCGAGCCTGCCTATCACGGGCTGAAGTTCCACGAAACATTCGGCCCGATGGCCTATGTCTTTCACGGCATCGCCATTGGCCTGCGCGACCTTGGCATGACGATGGCGCCGATGAACGCCTTTCAAACCCTGCTGGGCATTGAAACGCTGAGCCTGCGGATGGAGCGCCATGTGCAGAATGCCGAAAAGCTGGCCGCCTGGCTGGAGGCCGACCCGCGCGTTGACTATGTCACCTATGCGGGCCTGCCCTCGTCGCCCTATGCGGCGCGGGCCAAGGCGCTTTACCCCAAAGGGGCGGGTGCGCTGTTCACCTTTGCGGTAAAGGGTGGCTATGAGGCCTGCACCAAGTTGGTCGACGCGGTGAAAATTTTCAGCCATGTGGCCAATCTGGGCGATACGCGCAGCCTGATCATCCATTCCGCCTCGACCACGCACCGGCAGCTTACGCCGGAACAGCAGGAAGCGGCGGGCGCGGGTGCAAATGTTGTGCGCCTGTCCATCGGTATTGAAGACATCAATGACCTGATCGCCGACCTCGATCAGGCGCTGAACGCAGCCACGGCCTGA
- the mgtE gene encoding magnesium transporter, protein MSDEQDFDPVDALAEDEDAYALDQDIVETILQAVEAQDQNQLIALLEPLHVADIADILEQISRSERAALIDLWGIELDGEVLSELEEGVRDEILRDLPDHVLAEAVRELETDDMVYLVGDLDEPQQEKLLHALEDADRAAVKMSLQFDEYTAGRLMQRELVSAPEHWNVGDIIDFMRASDDLPESFYDVFIVDPRQHPLGTVRLSKIMAAPRATKLTDLMSEDFRTIPVDQEQEDVAYAFNQYHMVSAPVVDGDGRLVGVITIDDAMEVLEDEAEEDMKLLAGIGDEELSDSVLQTARLRFPWLAVNLATAILASLVIGLFEDTIQTLVALAVLMPIVASMGGNAGTQTLTVAVRALATRDLTSSNAMRIVRREALVGLGNGLVFAVVIGVVSWLWFDVALLGVVIAAATVVNMLVAGLAGILIPISLEKVGADPALASGTFVTTVTDVVGFFAFLGLAGLVLL, encoded by the coding sequence ATGAGCGACGAACAGGATTTTGACCCCGTAGACGCGCTGGCCGAGGATGAAGACGCTTATGCGCTTGATCAGGACATTGTCGAGACAATCTTGCAGGCGGTCGAGGCGCAAGACCAGAACCAGCTGATTGCCCTGCTCGAGCCGCTGCATGTGGCCGATATCGCCGATATTCTGGAGCAGATCAGCCGTTCGGAACGCGCCGCGCTGATTGATCTGTGGGGCATCGAGCTGGATGGCGAGGTGCTGTCCGAGCTTGAGGAAGGCGTGCGCGACGAGATTTTGCGCGACCTGCCTGACCATGTTCTTGCCGAAGCCGTGCGCGAGCTTGAAACCGATGACATGGTCTATCTGGTAGGAGACCTGGACGAGCCGCAGCAGGAAAAACTGCTGCACGCGCTGGAAGATGCCGACCGCGCCGCTGTCAAAATGTCGTTGCAGTTCGATGAATATACCGCCGGTCGTCTGATGCAGCGCGAGCTGGTTTCGGCCCCTGAACACTGGAATGTCGGCGATATCATCGACTTTATGCGCGCCAGCGATGACCTGCCCGAAAGTTTTTACGATGTGTTCATTGTCGACCCGCGCCAGCACCCTTTGGGCACGGTGCGCCTGTCAAAAATCATGGCCGCGCCGCGCGCCACCAAGCTGACAGACCTGATGAGCGAGGATTTCCGCACCATTCCTGTTGATCAGGAGCAGGAGGACGTGGCCTATGCGTTCAACCAGTATCATATGGTTTCGGCCCCCGTGGTGGATGGGGATGGCCGCCTTGTCGGGGTCATCACAATTGATGACGCGATGGAGGTTCTGGAGGATGAGGCCGAGGAGGATATGAAGCTGCTCGCCGGTATCGGCGATGAGGAGCTTTCGGATTCCGTGCTGCAAACCGCGCGGCTGCGCTTTCCGTGGCTGGCGGTGAATCTGGCGACGGCCATTCTGGCATCATTGGTGATCGGGCTGTTCGAGGACACGATTCAAACGCTGGTCGCGCTGGCGGTGCTGATGCCGATTGTCGCCAGCATGGGCGGCAATGCCGGCACCCAAACCCTGACAGTGGCCGTGCGGGCGCTGGCCACGCGCGACCTGACATCGTCCAACGCCATGCGCATCGTGCGGCGCGAGGCGCTGGTCGGCCTTGGCAACGGGCTGGTTTTCGCGGTGGTTATCGGTGTTGTCAGCTGGCTGTGGTTTGATGTGGCCCTGCTGGGCGTGGTGATTGCCGCCGCGACCGTTGTGAACATGCTGGTGGCCGGGCTTGCGGGCATTCTCATTCCCATCAGCCTTGAAAAGGTGGGGGCCGACCCGGCGCTTGCCTCGGGCACATTTGTAACCACAGTCACCGATGTGGTTGGTTTTTTTGCCTTTTTGGGGCTTGCGGGGCTGGTTTTGCTTTAA
- a CDS encoding uracil-xanthine permease family protein, whose product MTEITRDMYRDPNSMPPLAQAVPLGIQHVLAMFASNVTPAIIVAGAAGIGFGSGDLSNMIYMIQMAMLFAGIATLFQTIGMGPVGARLPIVQGTSFAFVPIMIPAVAGAGVGGMAGLMTGVMIGGVFHFCLGTFIGKLRFALPPLVTGLIVTMIGLALIKVGVQYAAGGVPAYDAATAAMASAKAGGTALDTSTLKFGSLAMWFPAFVVIAVTLVLKFFTKGMLSVAGVLVGLIAGYIVALLMGQVSFGNIGNAAWLTVPSPFKWGFELNWAIIIGMCLMAIISAIETVGDVSGITKGGAGREATDKEIAGATYADGLGTAVAGVFGSLPNTSFSQNVGLVAMTGVMSRHVVTIGALFLIAAGLVPKVGAAISTMPINVLGGGVIVMFGMVVAAGISMLSDVNWNRRNMVIFATAISVSFGLQLVPEALLHMGKTMQILLTSGLLPAAIIAVVLNLVIPEED is encoded by the coding sequence ATGACAGAAATTACACGAGACATGTATCGCGACCCGAACTCGATGCCACCCCTGGCACAGGCGGTGCCATTGGGCATTCAGCATGTGCTGGCCATGTTTGCTTCCAACGTGACGCCCGCGATCATCGTGGCGGGTGCGGCGGGCATTGGCTTTGGCTCGGGCGACCTTTCCAACATGATTTACATGATTCAAATGGCCATGCTGTTTGCAGGTATAGCCACCTTGTTTCAAACCATCGGCATGGGGCCGGTTGGCGCGCGCCTGCCCATTGTGCAGGGCACCAGCTTTGCCTTTGTGCCGATCATGATCCCGGCAGTGGCCGGTGCCGGCGTTGGCGGCATGGCCGGTCTGATGACCGGCGTAATGATCGGCGGCGTTTTTCACTTCTGCCTCGGCACCTTCATTGGCAAATTGCGCTTTGCCCTGCCACCGCTTGTGACCGGGCTGATCGTGACCATGATCGGCCTCGCGCTGATCAAGGTTGGCGTGCAATATGCCGCCGGTGGCGTGCCTGCCTATGATGCGGCAACCGCGGCAATGGCCAGCGCCAAGGCCGGGGGCACGGCGCTTGATACGTCAACCCTGAAATTCGGCAGCCTGGCCATGTGGTTCCCCGCCTTCGTGGTGATCGCGGTAACGCTTGTTCTGAAGTTTTTCACCAAGGGGATGCTTTCAGTCGCCGGGGTGCTTGTGGGCCTGATCGCGGGTTATATTGTTGCGCTGCTCATGGGGCAGGTCAGCTTTGGCAATATCGGCAATGCCGCCTGGCTGACCGTGCCCTCGCCCTTCAAATGGGGGTTCGAGTTGAACTGGGCCATCATCATCGGCATGTGCCTCATGGCCATCATTTCGGCGATTGAAACGGTCGGCGATGTATCCGGCATTACCAAAGGCGGGGCCGGGCGTGAAGCGACCGACAAGGAAATCGCCGGGGCAACCTATGCCGACGGGCTTGGCACGGCGGTGGCGGGTGTCTTCGGCTCGCTGCCCAATACCAGCTTCAGCCAGAATGTCGGCCTTGTTGCAATGACCGGGGTGATGAGCCGCCATGTCGTGACCATCGGCGCGCTGTTCCTGATTGCCGCGGGTCTTGTGCCCAAGGTCGGTGCCGCCATCTCGACCATGCCGATCAACGTGCTGGGCGGCGGTGTCATCGTCATGTTCGGCATGGTGGTTGCTGCCGGCATTTCCATGCTGTCAGACGTGAACTGGAACCGCCGCAACATGGTGATTTTCGCAACTGCAATTTCGGTGAGTTTTGGCCTGCAACTGGTGCCCGAGGCACTGCTGCATATGGGCAAGACCATGCAGATTCTGCTGACCAGCGGGCTGCTGCCGGCCGCAATCATCGCAGTCGTGCTTAATCTGGTCATTCCGGAAGAAGACTGA
- a CDS encoding 8-oxoguanine deaminase, which produces MASTLIRNADIVVTMDAKRRELAGASVLVEDGVIAAIGDGPYLADRVIDARGCVVTPGLVNTHHHLYQTMTRAVPGGQDALLFGWLQTLYPIWARMGPEHMLVSAQVGLAELALSGCTLTSDHLYLFPNGSRLDDTIVAAQSIGLRLHATRGAMSIGESDGGLPPDSLVEDEAAILTDSIRLVDTYHNAADGAMLRIGLAPCSPFSVSRELMRDAALLARDKGVMLHTHLAENDEDIAYSLEKFGCRPGQYAEDLGWTGSDVWHAHCVKLDISEIDLFARTGTGVAHCPCSNCRLGSGIAPVRAMRDAGVNVGLGVDGSASNDAGDVLSEARQALLLQRVQNGADAISAREVLEIATLGGARVLGRPDLGSLEIGKRGDIAIWDSQHLGAAGAWDAVAALILCPPKGVRDLLVEGQIVVEGGVLARLDTRRLIARQNQLAAGLV; this is translated from the coding sequence ATGGCCAGCACGCTCATCCGCAATGCCGATATTGTTGTGACGATGGATGCAAAGCGGCGCGAATTGGCCGGGGCTTCGGTGCTGGTTGAAGATGGGGTGATTGCCGCCATTGGCGATGGCCCCTATCTGGCCGATAGGGTGATTGATGCGCGCGGCTGCGTGGTCACGCCGGGGTTGGTGAACACCCACCACCACCTGTATCAAACCATGACCCGCGCCGTGCCCGGCGGGCAGGATGCGCTGCTGTTTGGCTGGCTGCAAACGCTTTACCCGATCTGGGCGCGCATGGGGCCGGAGCATATGCTGGTATCGGCCCAAGTTGGTTTGGCGGAACTGGCGCTTTCGGGCTGCACGCTGACATCCGACCATTTGTATCTGTTCCCCAACGGGTCACGGCTGGATGATACGATCGTGGCGGCGCAAAGCATCGGGCTGCGCCTGCACGCCACGCGCGGTGCGATGAGCATTGGCGAAAGCGATGGCGGCCTGCCGCCCGACAGTCTGGTCGAGGATGAGGCGGCGATTCTGACGGACAGTATCCGGCTGGTTGACACCTATCACAATGCCGCCGATGGCGCGATGCTGCGCATTGGCCTTGCGCCCTGTTCGCCCTTTTCCGTTAGTCGCGAATTGATGCGCGATGCAGCACTTCTGGCGCGTGACAAGGGCGTGATGCTGCACACGCATCTGGCCGAGAATGACGAAGACATTGCCTATTCGCTGGAGAAATTCGGCTGCCGCCCCGGTCAATATGCCGAGGATCTGGGCTGGACCGGCAGTGATGTGTGGCACGCGCATTGCGTTAAGCTGGATATAAGCGAGATTGACCTTTTTGCGCGCACAGGCACCGGCGTGGCGCATTGCCCCTGTTCCAATTGCCGGCTTGGTTCGGGCATTGCGCCCGTGCGCGCCATGCGCGATGCGGGGGTGAATGTGGGGCTGGGGGTTGATGGTTCGGCCAGCAATGATGCCGGTGATGTGTTAAGCGAGGCGCGTCAGGCGCTGCTGTTGCAACGCGTTCAGAATGGCGCCGATGCCATTTCGGCCCGCGAGGTGCTGGAAATTGCCACGCTGGGCGGGGCCAGGGTGCTGGGCCGCCCCGACCTAGGCAGCCTTGAAATTGGCAAGCGCGGCGATATCGCCATTTGGGACAGCCAGCATTTGGGCGCGGCAGGCGCGTGGGATGCGGTTGCCGCGCTCATCCTGTGCCCGCCCAAAGGCGTGCGCGACCTGTTGGTCGAAGGGCAAATTGTGGTGGAGGGGGGTGTGCTGGCGCGGCTCGATACCCGTCGCCTGATTGCCCGGCAAAATCAGCTTGCCGCAGGGCTGGTTTAG
- the upp gene encoding uracil phosphoribosyltransferase, protein MTEHLTTQHLTVVKHPLVQHKLTKMRERGTSTAKFRQLLREISLLIGYEVTRNLPMTTTDIDTPLEEMEAPILKGKKLALISILRAGNGLLDGVLELIPSARVGFVGLYRDEETLQPVQYYFKVPKELEQRVVIAVDPMLATGNSSVAAIDLLKKAGAKDIRFLCLLAAPEGIKRMKEAHPDVPIITAAVDRQLSEIGYILPGLGDAGDRMFGTK, encoded by the coding sequence ATGACTGAGCATCTGACCACCCAACATTTGACAGTCGTCAAACACCCGCTGGTGCAGCACAAGCTGACCAAAATGCGTGAGCGCGGCACATCCACCGCCAAATTCCGCCAGCTTCTGCGTGAGATCAGCCTGCTGATCGGCTATGAAGTCACCCGCAACCTGCCGATGACCACAACCGATATCGACACACCGCTGGAAGAGATGGAAGCGCCGATTCTGAAGGGCAAGAAGCTCGCGCTGATCTCTATTTTGCGGGCGGGCAACGGGTTGCTTGATGGGGTTCTGGAGCTTATCCCTTCGGCCCGCGTTGGCTTTGTCGGGCTTTACCGCGACGAGGAAACCCTGCAACCGGTGCAGTATTACTTCAAGGTGCCAAAAGAGCTGGAACAGCGCGTTGTGATCGCTGTTGACCCGATGCTCGCCACCGGCAACTCCTCGGTTGCAGCAATTGACCTGCTCAAGAAAGCCGGGGCTAAAGATATCCGGTTTTTGTGCCTTCTGGCCGCCCCCGAAGGCATTAAGCGGATGAAAGAGGCGCATCCCGATGTGCCGATCATTACCGCCGCGGTCGACCGCCAGCTTTCCGAAATCGGCTATATCCTGCCCGGGCTTGGCGATGCGGGCGATCGGATGTTCGGCACGAAATAG